The genomic interval GAGGCGCGGCGGCAGATCACGCTCATCCTGCGCAACGGCGGCACCGTGCCCAACGACCTCTGGGAGCAGAGCGGCTACAGCGCTGTGACGATCGCGGCCATGCTGCGCGGGCGGAAGGGTTAAGCGTTATGTAAACTTAGCGCCGGTTTCGCTGCAATCAGTCGCTGTCGTGCCTTTCACTGAAAAATAGTTATGTAAACCGCGTGAAGGAAAGAAGTCCCGGAAGCGAAAACGCTTCCGGGACTTTTGCGTGCTGTGTCTGCGCTCAGGCCGTGGCCTGCTTATAGCGCATGAGGATGGTTGCGACCTGCGCGCGCGTGGTGCTGCCGCCGGGTTCGAGATAGTCCGTCTTGTCGTGCGGAAGGCCCTTGATAAGGCCGTTGCCGACGGCCCAGGCCATCGCGTCGCGGGCATAGGCCGACACGCTGCCGGCGTCGGGGTAAGCGGCGAGCGAGGCGGCGTTGCCGGTGGCGTCCGGCGCGTACTTGGCCGTGTACCGGTACAGGATGGCGGCGAGCTGCTCGCGCGTGATCTGGCCGCTGGGGTCAAACGTCGTGGCGCTCGTGCCGTTGACGATGCCCGTGAGCTTCGCCCACAAGATGGCGTTGGTATACCACTGGCCGCGCGGCACATCGTCAAACGGGGCGCGGAGCTTGGCCAGCTCATAGCCCTCAACGACCTTCGGCTCGCCCTGGATGCGGTAGAGGATGCACACGAGCTGTGCGCGCGTGCACGTGCCGCTCGGGTCGACAGTCGTGGCCGAAAGGCCGTTGATATAGCCGCTGTAGATGCAGTAATCCAGCCCCGCGTGCGCCCAGGTGCCCGGCGCGGGCATATCGCGGAAGGCGTAGCCCGGGCAGGTCGGCCCGCCGGGGCAGACAGACGGCAAACCGGTAGCAGGAATGGTTTCTGCCTTTGTCTCTCCACAGACGGAACAAGTATAAACTCGAACCCCGGATGTTGTTGCAGTCGGCTTAATAACGACCTCTCCTGCATTCATCTTATGGCCAAACGCTGCCACTTCATTGCGGTGTTCTACAGCTCCGCATTTTGCACATGTATACAGGTCATAACCATCTTCCGTGCAAGTTGCAGGAGCACGCTTTGTCAGCTGCCAAGTATGCACATGCACACCGGTCGCCGGAATCGTCTCCGTTTTGGTATCCCCGCACACAGTACAGGTATAGGTGCGGACACCTGCCATATCTTCTGTCGGCTTCGTTGTCACTGTCCCGCTGTTCCATTTGTGTCCCAGCGGTTCTGAAGCGTCATATCGCTGTGTCGTGCCGCAGACACTACATGTGCACAGGATATAACCGCCCGTCGTGCAAGTGGCCGGAATCTCCTTGGCAACAAACGTATGCTCACCCGTTGCAGGGATTGTCTCCGTCTTCGTCGCGCCGCAGTCCGTGCAAGTATAGGTGCGGACACCAGCATGAATGCAGTCCGGTTTCGTGGTCACGATGCCGGAATCCCAGGTATGGTCCCGCAGCTTCGGGATGTCCTCGCCCACGCGCGTGTTGCAGCGCGCGCAGATGTGATAGCGGTATCCGGTGGTCGTATACGTCGGCTCCTGCGTGACGACCCACTCGCCCCAGTCGTGGCCGAGGGCGGGGATGGTATCGTTATAATCTTTGCCGCAGCGCGGGCACGTGCCCTTGTAGTGGCCGGGCTCGGTGCAGGTCGGGTCGGTGTGCACGTCGGCATAGCTGTAGTCATGGCCCTTGGCGGGGATGACCTCGTCGATCTTCACGCCGCAGCGCGCGCACGTGCCGACGACGCGGCCGGGCTTCGTGCAGGTGGCGTCCGGGAGCAGATCGCAGCGGCTCAGGTCATGGCCGAGCGCGGCGATCTTCTCGGTGCGGGTCGCGCCGCAGGCCGAGCACTTGTAAAACACCGTACCCTGCTCGGTGCAGGAGGCCGGGTAGGTCTGCGTCACCCAGGTGTGGTCGGTGGCGGCGACATAGGTGTCGTCCACAGGGGCATAGGTGCAGCCCTTCACCGTGCAGGCGTGGTGCGTGTAGCCCTGCTTGGTGCAGGTGGGGGCGACGACCGTGTCGGCGAACTGGGCGATGTGGTCGCCGTGCCAGAGACCGGTCTTGTAGCCCTGCCACGTGCCGTCGTTCTTGAGCTCGGCGGCCCAGGTGTAGCTGCCCTGCGTGTAATAGACCACGCAGTCATCCGGGAAGGAACGGTTGGAGTCCGCCGCGCCGTAGATGCTCTTGGCGGGGTTGTTTTTGAAGACGGCGCGCTTGAGCTGCGTGACCTTTGCGATCTGGGTCAGGCCGGAGCTGATGTCGCCCGCAATCTCTTCGTTCCCATCCGGATCGTCCGGGGCGATGACACTCTTGAGTACCAACTCGATGGCGCGCTGCAGCGCGGCGTCCACACTGGTGAAGGCGCGGGCCTGAATCGTGTCGATCTTGTCGCCGAAGTAAGCCTCCTCGAGCAGCTCGCAGCCGGCAAAGGCGCAGCGGTCGATCTGCGCGACGCGGTTGGAGAGATCGACGGACTTCATGTGGTTATCGCCGGCAAACGCGGCCTTGCCGATCGTGAGCTTCTTGTCTCCGGGACTGAAGGTGAGCTCCTCCATATAATAGTCGCACATGAAGGCGTAGTCACCGATGCTCGTGACCTGCGAGGGGATGTTGAGCTTCTTGTGGTGGTTGACGAACGCGAACGCGCCCGTGTCGATGACCTGCAGGCTCGACGGCAGGCCGAGCGTCGTGTCCTCCTGACCAAGGATGCGGTCCCACGCGAAGGCCCACGGGCCGATATACGTCAGGCAGTTCGGCAGGCGCAGCTCGGCAAGCATGGTGCAGCTGTAAAACGCATGATCCTCGATGCGCTTGAGGCGGCTGCAGGCGCCCGCGCGCACGAAGGTGAGCGTGTCGCAGCCGTAGAAGGCGTACTGATCGATGAGCTCGAGCTTGCGCGGCATGTTGATGGCCGAGAGGTACTCGTCCGCATAAAACGCATGGTCGCCGATGGTGGCGATGCCGTCGTCGAGGAACATGCACGTCAGGTACTGGCAGTCCTTGAAGGCGCGGTCGCCGACGTTCGTGACGCCGGTGAACGACTGTTTTTTTCCATCCCACTCCTCGGTGGTCGCACCGGCGATATAGGCCAGAGCCAGATACTCCTCGCCGAGGTTTTCCACGACGGTCGCGCCGAGCTTCTGCCCCTTGTCGTTATACTCCGTGACCTCCACGTTGCCCATCCACGGGGCTTTCTGACCCTTGACCGCGTAGTCCGCCATCGGGCCGTCGCCGAAGATGTACACGCCGTAATACTGCGCGTCCTCGCGATAGTCGTGGATCTGCCAGACCTGCTGCAGGAAGGGGTTGTCCTGCACGACCGTGGGGTTCGTGACCTCGTAAATTTTATAATGTACGCTGGCCTCGTTCCCGGCGGGGCCGCAGTCGCCGTGGGCGACTTCGTTGCCGAAGAGCTTTTTGATCTGATCCGGCTGCTTGATGAAGTCCTCGAACGCACCCGCGATCGTGCCCGCCTGCGCCGGCGGGGCGCACACGCTCAGCAGTCCGGCCGCGAGCACAAAGCACAGCAGCAGCGACAACACTCGTTTTTTCATATGGTTCCTCCCTCCGAAATGGACATTCCGGTAACAATGTCTACACGGCCAGTATACAGGACGTACCCCGCTTTTGCAACGGGTCGTGCGCGCATGGGCACGAAAAAATGCACATTTTATTTACACAAATGCAACAAAATGTAACACTCAAAACGTTTTTTCGGCGATCCCCATTGCACGCTTTCCCAGGCATATGGTATATTTTCGACAGATAGGTATTACGGTTGTACACATACATCACAACAAAGGAGGACAAAGGATGAAAAAGCGCGTGCTCTCGCTGGCACTGTGTCTCGTTCTGGTCGTGGGGCTGTTCTCCGGCCTGACCGTGAACGCATCGGCCGGCAAAATCGACGATCTGAAAAAGGAGATCGCCGAGAAGCTCATCAAGGAGAAGATCGAGCAGCTCAAGGAGGAGTTTGAGATTCCGGATCTCGACACGGATGCCATTCTCAGCAGCTTTGCGAACTCAGCCACAGAGGGCGACTTCGGTGTGAACAACTGCCTGCACTGGGAGGTCTCCACGGGCGTGCTCAGCGGCAAGACGCTGACCATCTCCGGCACCGGCGCCATGCCCGACTTTGATTTTCCCAACGGCAACCTCGCCCCGTGGTGGAACTATGAGGCGCTGGGTATGCTCACGAGCTTCGGCAACTTCAAGCTGGAGGGCGAGCTGAAAAAGGTCGTCATCAAAGACGGCGTCACGAACGTGGGCGACTACGCGCTGTTCTTCCTGCCGGCCGCCACGCAGGTCACGCTGCCGGACAGCGTGACGAGCATCGGCCGCTACGGCATCGCCATGTGCTCCAAACTCACGGGCATGTCCATCCCCAAGGGCGTGACCGGGATCGGCGACTTCGGTCTCGCGGGCAACGGCCTGACCGCCGTCACGCTGCCCGACGGGCTGCAGAGCCTCGGCCGCGGCGCGTTCGACTCCTGCGCCAGCCTCACGAACACCACTCTGCCCGCCGCCATCACGGCCGTGCCCGGCAAGTGCTTTGCCGACTGCACGAAGCTGCTGAACGTCAAATACGCCGGCACCGTGACTGCCATCGGCGATCTCGCATTTGAAAGCTGCAAGGCGCTCACCGCAGCGCCCATCCCCGAGACGGTGACCGAGATCGGCGCGTCCGCCTTCACCGGCTGCACCGCGCTGACGGATGTCACCATTCCCGCGGGCGTGAGCACCATCCCCGAGGACTGCTTCCGCGGCTGCACCGCGCTGGCCGACATCGACCTGCCCGGCACGGTGACGCATGTCGGCTACAACGCCTTCACTGGCTGCACCGCGCTTAAGGACGTGCGCTGCTATGGCGCGGCCCCGGCGGTCGAGCCGGGCAACTCGGAAGCGCACAGCTTTGAGCCCGCCACCGTCACCATCCACTACAACCCCGCCATGAACTGGACGCTCGACGCGGACGGCAAGTGGCAGGGCTACACCGTCAGCGACAAGGGCGCGTGCACGCACACCGACTACGGCACGACGGAAAACACCGTGCCCGCCACCTGCGGCGAGGCCGGCCGCGTCGACACCAGCTGCTCCAACTGCGGTGAGGTCATCTCGACCAGAGAGCTCCCGCCCACCGGCGCGCACGTCTGGGGCAACGGCGTTGTGACCACCGCCCCGACCGAGACCACGCCCGGCGTGCGCACCTTCACCTGCAGCGGCTGCGACCAGACCCGGACGGAGGCCATCCCCGCCACGGGCACGCACGACTACAAGTTCACCAAAACCGTCGCCCCCACGTGCACGGACGGCGGCTATGACCTCTACACCTGCAGCGGCTGCGG from Clostridiales bacterium carries:
- a CDS encoding leucine-rich repeat protein, which encodes MKKRVLSLLLCFVLAAGLLSVCAPPAQAGTIAGAFEDFIKQPDQIKKLFGNEVAHGDCGPAGNEASVHYKIYEVTNPTVVQDNPFLQQVWQIHDYREDAQYYGVYIFGDGPMADYAVKGQKAPWMGNVEVTEYNDKGQKLGATVVENLGEEYLALAYIAGATTEEWDGKKQSFTGVTNVGDRAFKDCQYLTCMFLDDGIATIGDHAFYADEYLSAINMPRKLELIDQYAFYGCDTLTFVRAGACSRLKRIEDHAFYSCTMLAELRLPNCLTYIGPWAFAWDRILGQEDTTLGLPSSLQVIDTGAFAFVNHHKKLNIPSQVTSIGDYAFMCDYYMEELTFSPGDKKLTIGKAAFAGDNHMKSVDLSNRVAQIDRCAFAGCELLEEAYFGDKIDTIQARAFTSVDAALQRAIELVLKSVIAPDDPDGNEEIAGDISSGLTQIAKVTQLKRAVFKNNPAKSIYGAADSNRSFPDDCVVYYTQGSYTWAAELKNDGTWQGYKTGLWHGDHIAQFADTVVAPTCTKQGYTHHACTVKGCTYAPVDDTYVAATDHTWVTQTYPASCTEQGTVFYKCSACGATRTEKIAALGHDLSRCDLLPDATCTKPGRVVGTCARCGVKIDEVIPAKGHDYSYADVHTDPTCTEPGHYKGTCPRCGKDYNDTIPALGHDWGEWVVTQEPTYTTTGYRYHICARCNTRVGEDIPKLRDHTWDSGIVTTKPDCIHAGVRTYTCTDCGATKTETIPATGEHTFVAKEIPATCTTGGYILCTCSVCGTTQRYDASEPLGHKWNSGTVTTKPTEDMAGVRTYTCTVCGDTKTETIPATGVHVHTWQLTKRAPATCTEDGYDLYTCAKCGAVEHRNEVAAFGHKMNAGEVVIKPTATTSGVRVYTCSVCGETKAETIPATGLPSVCPGGPTCPGYAFRDMPAPGTWAHAGLDYCIYSGYINGLSATTVDPSGTCTRAQLVCILYRIQGEPKVVEGYELAKLRAPFDDVPRGQWYTNAILWAKLTGIVNGTSATTFDPSGQITREQLAAILYRYTAKYAPDATGNAASLAAYPDAGSVSAYARDAMAWAVGNGLIKGLPHDKTDYLEPGGSTTRAQVATILMRYKQATA
- a CDS encoding leucine-rich repeat protein, with translation MKKRVLSLALCLVLVVGLFSGLTVNASAGKIDDLKKEIAEKLIKEKIEQLKEEFEIPDLDTDAILSSFANSATEGDFGVNNCLHWEVSTGVLSGKTLTISGTGAMPDFDFPNGNLAPWWNYEALGMLTSFGNFKLEGELKKVVIKDGVTNVGDYALFFLPAATQVTLPDSVTSIGRYGIAMCSKLTGMSIPKGVTGIGDFGLAGNGLTAVTLPDGLQSLGRGAFDSCASLTNTTLPAAITAVPGKCFADCTKLLNVKYAGTVTAIGDLAFESCKALTAAPIPETVTEIGASAFTGCTALTDVTIPAGVSTIPEDCFRGCTALADIDLPGTVTHVGYNAFTGCTALKDVRCYGAAPAVEPGNSEAHSFEPATVTIHYNPAMNWTLDADGKWQGYTVSDKGACTHTDYGTTENTVPATCGEAGRVDTSCSNCGEVISTRELPPTGAHVWGNGVVTTAPTETTPGVRTFTCSGCDQTRTEAIPATGTHDYKFTKTVAPTCTDGGYDLYTCSGCGATERRTLTDAAGHKWDGGTVTTAPTETTPGVRTYTCTVCSQTRTETIPATGAHDYRFTKTFAPTCTDGGYDLYTCSGCGATERRNLTDAAGHKWDNGTVTTAPTETTPGVRTYTCTVCGDIREETIPATGASTCTGGPSCPSYGLHDVAGPDYWAHKGIDYCVRNRLMNGVGAGTFSPDTACTRAQIVKILYNLSGNQTDYSYYYLPFTDVAPGAWYYNAVAWAYYNDVTSGTSATMFTPNAAITRQQLVTFLYRYTVKYAPEFTGNAAPISAFPDADSVANWAYAAMSWAVGNGLIQGNAHDNGLDYLDPNGSATRAQTATIIMRYCQLIGA